In Quercus robur chromosome 10, dhQueRobu3.1, whole genome shotgun sequence, a genomic segment contains:
- the LOC126702001 gene encoding protein BASIC PENTACYSTEINE2-like, with protein sequence MDGDNSLNMRNWGYYEPTTSLKGHLGLQLMSSIPEKPLIGGRNAAVMAGGNNGAFHHRDIGVSHSTFPMDYMRDAWINQREKFINVLPTPNPNYSVLPETSSAHHMQMVQQPPDLSNDERIISTEETVVEKENEPIKKRQGAKPPKSPKEKKAKRAPRATKAESSPSAPRARSAAKKTTEIVINGIDMDISGIPIPVCSCTGTPQQCYRWGSGGWQSACCTTNMSIYPLPMSTKRRGARIAGRKMSIGAFKKVLEKLAAEGYDFSNQIDLRTHWAKHGTNKFVTIR encoded by the coding sequence ATGGATGGGGATAATAGTTTGAATATGCGTAACTGGGGTTACTATGAACCGACAACATCCCTTAAAGGCCATCTGGGTCTTCAACTTATGTCGTCCATACCCGAAAAACCACTTATAGGAGGCCGTAATGCTGCTGTAATGGCCGGTGGTAATAATGGAGCTTTTCACCATAGGGATATTGGGGTTTCACATTCCACATTCCCCATGGACTACATGAGGGATGCTTGGATTAATCagagagagaaatttattaACGTGTTACCCACACCAAACCCAAATTATTCTGTTTTGCCGGAGACATCCTCTGCTCATCATATGCAGATGGTTCAGCAACCACCTGATTTGTCCAACGATGAAAGGATTATAAGTACAGAAGAGACGGTTGTTGAGAAGGAAAATGAACCTATTAAGAAAAGGCAGGGAGCGAAACCCCCGAAATCCCCCAAAGAGAAGAAGGCTAAGAGAGCCCCGCGTGCAACTAAGGCCGAGAGTAGTCCTTCTGCTCCACGTGCGAGGTCAGCAGCGAAGAAAACTACAGAGATTGTAATAAATGGGATTGACATGGATATATCAGGCATTCCTATCCCAGTTTGCTCGTGTACTGGGACACCTCAGCAGTGTTATCGATGGGGCTCTGGTGGGTGGCAATCTGCGTGTTGTACTACTAATATGTCAATCTACCCCTTGCCAATGAGTACTAAAAGGCGTGGAGCAAGGATTGCAGGGAGAAAGATGAGTATAGGAGCGTTTAAGAAAGTTTTGGAGAAACTTGCAGCTGAAGGTTATGACTTCTCTAATCAGATTGATTTGAGGACCCACTGGGCCAAACATGGAACAAATAAGTTTGTCACCATCAGGTAG